A segment of the Necator americanus strain Aroian chromosome IV, whole genome shotgun sequence genome:
GAAAGTTAACGTTTCTGGTTCCCgaaaaaacatatttaagACCAGATGCGACTCACCCCATCTTCAAAACGCGTCGGGCTTCTTTTATGTAATCAACAAGATTAGTGCCCATCAAGGAAAGGCAAAATATAACCACATCGGCAACGGAAGATTCTGAGGGTAGGTGAGCCATATCACACTCTGTTACCATATCATTCGTGCTAACCAAATCGAATGAATGTACCTGAACAAATCGGACAATTCAAATGCACCGTcacaaagagaaaatatcGGTCCAACCTTGTGCatttcaccaacatcagccgCAATTTTTGCGTCTCCGCATCCAAGATCATACACAACAAGCTGTTTTGATTTTCCTTTCAACCACCGTATTATTTCGTTGAGTGGATGATTTGGCCACTTTTTTACCTGTACGGGAGGTAACACTTAGGGGATGGAAGAAATTAAatcctaataataataattattatcgTAGTCCAATATTCAAAAATCCAAAGTCGCAAGCATATCATAGAGTTTCTTTCTTgtcagaacaagaaaaaataaaatttaagtgCTTATCGCAATCTAGCATTTTAATACCTGCAACTGCATCTAGTGAACAGCTCAATTCCATGTTTGACAATTCAGCAAAAAATAGCAAGGGACTAGTATTATTTGACTATTAGTACGGTTCCTATTTGACTATTAGTACGGTACGGAgaggaactcaaaaaaaaattgacataaaAAAGAGTTGATGTTATGGAAGTTAAAAGGAAAATACATAATTAAGGCGGATGAACGTCAATCCAAAACTGCGTAATGAAGCGATTTGAGCATGTCTCACTCGACCAATTAAATATACTAATTAAGATCTTACTTGTTCAGCAAACCCATTGTGATAACAGCGGAATGCGTCAGGATCTTGTCGAAAATACTCTAACGCTTCACTACCCGTCATATTGTAAAGTTGTTCGTTTAAGAATCTGAAAAATTCACATCTATGAGAAGAACAACAAAGCTGAAACACAAATAACTAGCGTCTACACCTGAAACGTCCCGCTTCCAACTTCTTGAGAGCATCTTGAACAATAGGTTTCTCTGAATTACCATCTGCAGGAGTCTCCTTACAAATTTCCAGAGTCTTTTTACGTTTCCTTCGCTTCTTTTTAGAGACACTAACTTCATCTAGGTGTGGCTTTACCTGTACAATAACATTATCATTAACATTTGAGCAGATGGAGAACGATCAAAATGTAGTCGACGTCGAGCGCGTCAAACATATGAGTGAGGCAGCGGACTGGTGTCTGTTTTCACCGTAGATATGTGCATCATCTGCTATTTCACGCTTAGTGCCGATTTTCGCATCATACCAGGCAAAATTGTTCAGTGTGGAGTGCTGAGTTAGATGTCTAACATAAGATGTAACCCCAataatccaataaaaattgtaaGGATTTGCATTCCTTACAACACTTTCGATCATATTTACTAGATCtcttcaaatgaaaatgaaaaatcagagGAAAAGCtcgaattgaaaaatgaatagcTAAACATTTGTCCGCTCCTCTACTCCGTCCATAAATTTCAACAGATTCTGTATTGAGGTCGAATGCGTTGGGTATTTTAAGTCAATTTATTAACATTTGagaacttcatcctttatcttttatttttaaattccgTCCAGTACCTTACCTACTAATGAGAAGTACCCAAAGCTCCAATGGACGTTGTCTTTATGTAACATATTCTGAGATCTGGTGAGACCTAGCACGGCTGAAACCTACCTCTAATTTCCTATAAGGATTAACTTCACTAAACGTAGGCCAAGAAGCTGCAAGGGCGTAGATTGTTTgatttggaagaaaagaagtggttGTCTACTTGACTTCATTCctatataaaaattttaaagatcTTCACAGCAAAAGAATCCTTTTGTCACGGCGGAAGAGTGCCATCTAGCGTAGTTTTAATGTGGATACGTGGCCACTTCAAATTTTGGGTGTTTTAAAGTAGCTGCCAGAAGTGATCAACCAGGCCAGTTGCTAGGAAAACACTGGAAACGCGGGGGAATTGTACAGCCATGGATATGAGTGTCAGAGAGACGGGACCACGGCACGATTTACGGTGTGGTTGAATGCATTCGAGACCTACTGTAGATGGCGCACACACTATTTGTAATGAAACAGAACTTAATACTGTacaactgaaaagaaaaaaagtcgtaCAAGCGAGTTATTCAGTTGCCCAGCTTCATTTTCTCGATAGTCTTGCATGACCAAACATGTAGTGTATACGTAAAATCACCTCGTTTTCACATTTCGTCACCAGCTTCTCCCGATCAGCCCTTATTGCTTCTTTACGAGCCTTTTTGCGCAATTTATCACGCCACGGACGCCTCTTAACGATTAATAGATGGTTTTTCGGGAATCTCCCTGAGCTTAAACCAGGAACTCTGACCTTCACCCTCTTCAAAGCGGCATCCGTTGTCTTCGTCGCTGCATTAGCTTCTGATATGCTGCTTATCTTTGTCATTACCTTAACCGTCAGTGAATAAAAAGCTTTGAGCCTCAGTTGGAAGAAATAGTACGCTTGTTATATCGAGAATGCAGTGactcaatagaaaaaatacttccAACAATTTACTTTGAACACGAAAACAGCACAATCATAAATCTGCCTCAACGTAACAAGGgattaacaaataaacaaaaaaaaaagaacgaacacAGTCCATTAGCAAACCACACAGTACGGATAGAAAACAACTCTGCTCAAATCTCTACAGTGGttttcaaaatcaacaaaaacaacgggAGCTGACGTCTCCCAAAATGGACTGTTGCAACAAAGAATTTCAGCATTCTGCCATACGAAGGTTGccccagaaataaaaacaacttgATAAATTTGTTTATCTTCTGTCTGTTTTCCCCATTTTCCGCTTCCCACTAAACAAGTGTTTCGGTTTCAAATCGTATACATGACGATCGGCTTCTCCCTTTCGGGCCTCTCGTCGTAGTCGTTTCATTGCATTTACCCGCAATTTAGCGGCTTTGGCACGTATCTATAATGgggaatttttataaaattaacTGATATCTTGGATTGTCAAGCTCACCTTCTTATCGGGAATGGCGACTTCATCTCGTGGCGGTGGGCGGGATGCACTCAGGCTGGGTGATCGGCCAACCTTAATCTTCTTGCCAAGTTGCGGTTTCTGAGCTTGTCCAAGCAAATTCTTCATACGTTTTGTGTTGACCTATAAAAGCATAATCAAAAAGACCAGGTTtcggaatgaaaaatgaagaatgctCTTCCTaaacaacattttaaaaaagtgaagatacAAATGAGTACATTAGAGTTCATCACAAACTGTTTTCGCTATCTCATCAAGCTACTTTGATCCCCAAGCGAGCCGTTGAAAAATCgaatacaaaagaaatgacgataaaatgtttcaaagaaaCTTTCGATATAAGTTCCAAATCATAGACTGTGCTTAATGTTTGACTGCTGCTAAAGTGTGCTTCCTCAACGGATGAGTTTTACctcttaagtttttttttttaaatgaatcgATAATTCCAATCAGAGGATG
Coding sequences within it:
- a CDS encoding hypothetical protein (NECATOR_CHRIV.G13806.T1), yielding MTKISSISEANAATKTTDAALKRVKRRPWRDKLRKKARKEAIRADREKLVTKCENEVKPHLDEVSVSKKKRRKRKKTLEICKETPADGNSEKPIVQDALKKLEAGRFRFLNEQLYNMTGSEALEYFRQDPDAFRCYHNGFAEQVKKWPNHPLNEIIRWLKGKSKQLVVYDLGCGDAKIAADVGEMHKVHSFDLVSTNDMVTECDMAHLPSESSVADVVIFCLSLMGTNLVDYIKEARRVLKMGGILKIAEVVSRFVNVKFFCNAVCKLGFAITSKQHITDYFILMEFRKIEKVENKRPFGLRLKPCAYKKR